In the Telopea speciosissima isolate NSW1024214 ecotype Mountain lineage chromosome 2, Tspe_v1, whole genome shotgun sequence genome, one interval contains:
- the LOC122649717 gene encoding pentatricopeptide repeat-containing protein At5g66500, mitochondrial-like, producing the protein MLRSHLGCSQGPSLKILISSNSFIRREGIVHANHLFVHRDLFSLNALLSAHVRKGNAQAAWVLFHQMHRMHLNLDAYTFTSILGASSALSNVKGGQQVHALVIKTGSESETVTKTALVDMYSKCGLLSDSVRVFEEAKSKDAIAWNTMISGFLRYGLAWNALEVFGAMWKSGIQFTSFTLCSVLKACASLNALQQGKQVHALVIVMGNDFLVLGTALIDFYSNCGLIGEAMKVFCHLNCRRDNVIFNSLLSGCIRNQKFNEVFMLIRQMKPNCIALTCVLTACSEKSDLSTGKQVHCLAIRLGFELDTQLCNALLDMYAKCGKISVSRALFDRIPYKSVVSWTSIIDAYGSNGHGVEAFELFKEMDEQSSISPNPVTFLAILSACGHCGLVEQGQECFLLMKEKYGIDPGPEHYACFIDLLGRASRIDEAWDLLHDMGERGTEPTREVWAALLNACRTNLDIRRGESAAKQLLELQPEKPGNYILLSNFYSAIGRWDVVEELRGMMRERRLRKEVGSSWITVECCEKNIDCNGSGKKLI; encoded by the coding sequence ATGTTAAGGTCACATCTCGGCTGCTCACAGGGACCTTCCTTGAAAATCTTGATTTCAAGCAACAGTTTCATACGACGGGAAGGCATTGTACATGCAAATCACTTGTTTGTGCACAGAGACTTGTTCTCCCTAAATGCTCTCCTCAGTGCCCATGTTCGCAAGGGCAATGCTCAAGCTGCATGGGTTCTCTTCCATCAGATGCACCGCATGCACCTCAACCTCGATGCTTACACTTTCACGTCCATTCTTGGCGCATCCTCAGCTCTTTCAAATGTGAAGGGAGGCCAACAGGTCCATGCCTTGGTCATTAAAACTGGCTCAGAATCTGAAACTGTTACAAAAACTGCCCTTGTTGACATGTACTCTAAGTGTGGCCTCTTGAGTGATTCGGTTCGTGTCTTTGAGGAGGCAAAGTCCAAGGATGCCATTGCATGGAATACCATGATTTCAGGCTTCCTCCGCTATGGCCTTGCTTGGAATGCCCTTGAAGTTTTTGGAGCGATGTGGAAGAGTGGGATTCAGTTTACCAGCTTCACACTGTGCTCTGTTCTGAAAGCGTGTGCCTCTCTGAATGCTCTTCAGCAGGGGAAGCAGGTTCATGCTTTGGTGATTGTTATGGGTAATGATTTTCTTGTTCTTGGTACTGCTCTCATTGATTTCTATTCTAACTGTGGATTAATTGGGGAAGCCATGAAAGTCTTCTGCCATTTGAATTGCAGGAGAGACAATGTTATCTTTAATTCCTTGCTTTCTGGGTGCATTCGAAATCAGAAGTTCAATGAGGTGTTTATGCTTATCAGACAGATGAAACCAAACTGCATTGCTCTTACTTGTGTTCTCACTGCTTGCtcagaaaaatcagatttatcaACTGGAAAGCAGGTACACTGTTTGGCAATACGTCTTGGATTTGAATTGGATACCCAGTTATGCAACGCTTTGTTGGATATGTATGCAAAATGTGGAAAAATATCTGTTTCTCGTGCTCTGTTTGATCGAATCCCTTATAAAAGCGTGGTTTCTTGGACCAGCATCATAGATGCATACGGAAGTAATGGGCATGGAGTTGAAGCTTTTGAGTTGTTCAAAGAGATGGATGAGCAGAGCAGTATTTCACCCAATCCTGTGACATTTCTTGCTATTTTATCTGCTTGTGGGCATTGTGGACTGGTGGAACAAGGACAAGAATGTTTTCTtctgatgaaggagaagtatggGATTGATCCGGGTCCAGAGCATTATGCTTGCTTTATTGACCTTTTAGGTCGGGCAAGTCGGATTGATGAAGCATGGGATCTCTTACATGATATGGGTGAGAGGGGCACTGAGCCTACACGTGAAGTATGGGCAGCCTTATTGAATGCTTGTAGAACTAATTTAGACATCAGGAGGGGTGAATCTGCAGCAAAACAGCTACTTGAGCTACAGCCAGAGAAGCCTGGAAATTACATTTTGCTTTCGAACTTCTATTCTGCCATTGGGAGATGGGATGTTGTGGAAGAATTGAGGGGTATGATGAGGGAAAGAAGACTGAGGAAGGAGGTGGGGAGTAGCTGGATCACTGTTGAATGTTGTGAGAAAAATATTGATTGCAATGGATCGGGAAAAAAGCTGATCTAA
- the LOC122649481 gene encoding pentatricopeptide repeat-containing protein At1g52640, mitochondrial-like isoform X1 — MAVRILLSQNRSLYRLLFQPLHSQITQSHRIGLCMISACTSDLSVPAFGFRLSLFQRLSSQTIGLDPNISSAEDVNEICRVLSDFRSLHHDIESALACFSGKISSDLVEQVLKRCKNLSFSAHRFFLWAKKLPGFIHSTESYHILVDILGSNKQFALIWDFLSEMKDGGHEIKPKIFWIVFRAYCRADLPMDAIRAYKKMQDFGPNPSIDDLDKLLFMLCKRNHVKHAQEFFDDVKYKSAPSEKTYSILMRGWGEIGDSMEAWKLFDEMLERKCPIDVTAYNTLLDCLCRDGKTEEAYKLFREMGSYGFQPDACSYSIFIRAYCEANDTHSALRVLDRMRRYNLAPNVFTYNCIIKLFCKNDHVDDAYLLLDEMFENEVKPDAWSYNAILAFHCDCYEVNQALKLINRMDIDSCLPDSHTYNMVLKMLIRVGRVDRVTEVWESMERRGFYPSVSTYAVMIHGYCKKKHGLEDACRYFEMMIDEGIPPYLSTCDLLRDRLLHLGLWEKTQILAEKMRQSTSCSIQELSSSMESNKATARLRKFEREN, encoded by the coding sequence ATGGCTGTCAGAATTCTCCTCTCGCAAAACAGGAGCCTATATCGTCTCCTCTTTCAACCTCTTCATTCCCAAATCACCCAGAGCCATAGAATTGGTCTGTGTATGATCTCAGCTTGTACTTCAGATTTGTCAGTCCCTGCATTTGGTTTTAGATTATCCCTATTTCAGAGACTTTCTTCTCAAACAATTGGATTGGATCCAAACATATCATCAGCAGAGGACGTGAATGAGATTTGCAGAGTGCTGAGTGATTTCCGTAGCCTACATCATGACATAGAATCTGCACTTGCTTGTTTCTCAGGAAAGATTTCAAGTGATTTGGTTGAGCAAGTATTGAAAAGGTGTAAGAATCTTAGTTTCTCTGCACACAGGTTCTTTCTGTGGGCTAAAAAATTGCCGGGTTTCATTCATAGCACAGAGAGCTACCACATTCTAGTTGATATTCTTGGCAGTAACAAACAATTTGCtctgatttgggattttctttctGAGATGAAAGATGGAGGTCATgaaatcaaacccaaaattttctGGATTGTCTTTCGAGCTTATTGCAGAGCTGATTTACCAATGGATGCCATCCGGGCTTACAAGAAAATGCAAGATTTTGGTCCTAATCCGAGCATTGATGATCTTGACAAGCTGCTCTTCATGCTTTGTAAGCGGAATCACGTGAAGCATGCGCAAGAATTCTTCGATGATGTTAAATACAAATCTGCACCAAGTGAGAAAACTTACAGCATTCTGATGAGGGGTTGGGGTGAAATTGGTGACTCTATGGAGGCTTGGAAActgtttgatgaaatgcttGAGCGGAAATGTCCTATAGATGTGACTGCCTACAACACTTTGTTGGATTGCTTGTGCCGAGATGGAAAGACAGAAGAGGCGTATAAGCTCTTCAGGGAAATGGGGTCTTATGGCTTTCAGCCAGATGCTTGTAGTTACTCTATCTTCATCCGTGCTTATTGCGAAGCCAATGATACTCATTCGGCTTTGCGTGTTCTCGATAGGATGAGAAGGTACAACTTGGCACCGAATGTGTTTACTTATAACTGTATTATCAAACTATTTTGTAAGAACGATCACGTGGATGATGCTTATCTGTTGCTAGATGAAATGTTTGAGAACGAAGTGAAACCAGATGCATGGAGTTATAATGCAATCCTTGCATTCCATTGTGATTGTTATGAAGTCAATCAGGCTCTTAAGCTGATTAATAGAATGGATATAGATTCATGCTTGCCAGATTCCCATACTTACAATATGGTGCTAAAAATGCTGATCAGGGTCGGAAGGGTTGATCGGGTAACAGAAGTTTGGGAGAGTATGGAGAGGAGGGGTTTCTACCCTTCAGTTTCTACATATGCTGTCATGATTCATGGGTATTGTAAGAAAAAGCATGGACTTGAAGATGCATGTAGATACTTTGAGATGATGATTGACGAAGGGATTCCCCCATATCTTAGTACATGCGATTTGTTGAGAGACCGTCTCTTACATTTAGGATTATGGGAGAAGACACAGATACTGGCCGAAAAAATGCGGCAAAGCACATCATGTTCAATTCAGGAGCTATCAAGCTCAATGGAAAGCAATAAGGCTACTGCAAGATTGAGAAaatttgaaagagaaaattaa
- the LOC122649481 gene encoding pentatricopeptide repeat-containing protein At1g52640, mitochondrial-like isoform X2: MAVRILLSQNRSLYRLLFQPLHSQITQSHRIGLCMISACTSDLSVPAFGFRLSLFQRLSSQTIGLDPNISSAEDVNEICRVLSDFRSLHHDIESALACFSGKIFWIVFRAYCRADLPMDAIRAYKKMQDFGPNPSIDDLDKLLFMLCKRNHVKHAQEFFDDVKYKSAPSEKTYSILMRGWGEIGDSMEAWKLFDEMLERKCPIDVTAYNTLLDCLCRDGKTEEAYKLFREMGSYGFQPDACSYSIFIRAYCEANDTHSALRVLDRMRRYNLAPNVFTYNCIIKLFCKNDHVDDAYLLLDEMFENEVKPDAWSYNAILAFHCDCYEVNQALKLINRMDIDSCLPDSHTYNMVLKMLIRVGRVDRVTEVWESMERRGFYPSVSTYAVMIHGYCKKKHGLEDACRYFEMMIDEGIPPYLSTCDLLRDRLLHLGLWEKTQILAEKMRQSTSCSIQELSSSMESNKATARLRKFEREN, from the exons ATGGCTGTCAGAATTCTCCTCTCGCAAAACAGGAGCCTATATCGTCTCCTCTTTCAACCTCTTCATTCCCAAATCACCCAGAGCCATAGAATTGGTCTGTGTATGATCTCAGCTTGTACTTCAGATTTGTCAGTCCCTGCATTTGGTTTTAGATTATCCCTATTTCAGAGACTTTCTTCTCAAACAATTGGATTGGATCCAAACATATCATCAGCAGAGGACGTGAATGAGATTTGCAGAGTGCTGAGTGATTTCCGTAGCCTACATCATGACATAGAATCTGCACTTGCTTGTTTCTCAGGA aaaattttctGGATTGTCTTTCGAGCTTATTGCAGAGCTGATTTACCAATGGATGCCATCCGGGCTTACAAGAAAATGCAAGATTTTGGTCCTAATCCGAGCATTGATGATCTTGACAAGCTGCTCTTCATGCTTTGTAAGCGGAATCACGTGAAGCATGCGCAAGAATTCTTCGATGATGTTAAATACAAATCTGCACCAAGTGAGAAAACTTACAGCATTCTGATGAGGGGTTGGGGTGAAATTGGTGACTCTATGGAGGCTTGGAAActgtttgatgaaatgcttGAGCGGAAATGTCCTATAGATGTGACTGCCTACAACACTTTGTTGGATTGCTTGTGCCGAGATGGAAAGACAGAAGAGGCGTATAAGCTCTTCAGGGAAATGGGGTCTTATGGCTTTCAGCCAGATGCTTGTAGTTACTCTATCTTCATCCGTGCTTATTGCGAAGCCAATGATACTCATTCGGCTTTGCGTGTTCTCGATAGGATGAGAAGGTACAACTTGGCACCGAATGTGTTTACTTATAACTGTATTATCAAACTATTTTGTAAGAACGATCACGTGGATGATGCTTATCTGTTGCTAGATGAAATGTTTGAGAACGAAGTGAAACCAGATGCATGGAGTTATAATGCAATCCTTGCATTCCATTGTGATTGTTATGAAGTCAATCAGGCTCTTAAGCTGATTAATAGAATGGATATAGATTCATGCTTGCCAGATTCCCATACTTACAATATGGTGCTAAAAATGCTGATCAGGGTCGGAAGGGTTGATCGGGTAACAGAAGTTTGGGAGAGTATGGAGAGGAGGGGTTTCTACCCTTCAGTTTCTACATATGCTGTCATGATTCATGGGTATTGTAAGAAAAAGCATGGACTTGAAGATGCATGTAGATACTTTGAGATGATGATTGACGAAGGGATTCCCCCATATCTTAGTACATGCGATTTGTTGAGAGACCGTCTCTTACATTTAGGATTATGGGAGAAGACACAGATACTGGCCGAAAAAATGCGGCAAAGCACATCATGTTCAATTCAGGAGCTATCAAGCTCAATGGAAAGCAATAAGGCTACTGCAAGATTGAGAAaatttgaaagagaaaattaa